A genomic region of Alligator mississippiensis isolate rAllMis1 chromosome 4, rAllMis1, whole genome shotgun sequence contains the following coding sequences:
- the ASCL4 gene encoding achaete-scute homolog 4 yields the protein MDSNKDDGLLNRMSLSGALAMGSSHVTPHGLPLREPFGVSFHFNPTYWDQAYCSHAGRFSYMPFPGYVGVYDYSFEPAFIRKRNERERQRVRCVNEGYARLRDHLPKELADKRLSKVETLRAAISYIKHLQSLLDCQPLGTNTKETLSIKTTMDTSSAGLRRECNSDGESKTSLASSPYSEFEETCS from the coding sequence ATGGATAGTAACAAAGATGATGGACTACTGAACAGAATGTCACTCTCTGGAGCTCTGGCCATGGGTAGCAGCCATGTAACTCCACATGGGTTACCACTAAGAGAACCATTTGGCGTTTCCTTCCATTTCAATCCAACATATTGGGACCAAGCCTATTGCAGCCATGCAGGTAGATTTTCCTACATGCCATTTCCTGGATATGTAGGAGTCTATGATTATTCTTTTGAGCCTGCCTTCATTCGAAAgaggaatgagagagagaggcaaaggGTGCGCTGTGTGAATGAAGGGTATGCACGCCTCCGAGACCATCTTCCCAAGGAACTTGCTGACAAGCGCCTCAGCAAAGTGGAGACCCTAAGAGCTGCAATAAGTTACATTAAACATCTTCAGAGTTTGTTGGATTGTCAGCCTTTAGGGACCAACACCAAAGAAACTCTCTCTATTAAGACAACGATGGATACTTCCAGTGCTGGTTTAAGAAGGGAATGCAACAGTGATGGAGAGTCTAAAACCTCTTTAGCTTCATCTCCATACAGTGAGTTTGAGGAGACTTGCAGCTAG